A region from the Flavobacteriales bacterium genome encodes:
- a CDS encoding alpha/beta hydrolase yields MKRTAPLLLLLSSLLVDATAQDCSTDFVTKRFKTTVERNVEYSKALNYRGVMDTLRMNIWKPVNDGLTERPVIIFAHGGGFMGGHRATLDSLCMQWAARGYVAATISYRLGFHAPWPKRMPYTYDRAEVVRAACRATMDMRNAVRFLKARAPMYRASTEDFFVGGFSAGAITALHATYMDNEKEIPVECGEMGMVYEKLTPYARPDLGIREQELSPMATDASVKGCLSFFGAILDTRYIDAADDPALFTYHQVGDPVVGCGSQPALWGLRLEMSTNYPVLQGACGIDERAMDLDMSADHYQTYLHKGPDHAVHNMELVDSLAAVFAAQQICPRKTFSMTMPAKPAQDEVPQMGDDNDGTHATDSLGRPTIVGIGERWLRRYVEKKIQEKDVEGKSIGTQLMNEGIRRWTESIVEP; encoded by the coding sequence ATGAAACGAACCGCCCCGCTCCTGCTGCTCCTGTCCTCGCTATTGGTGGATGCCACCGCCCAGGACTGTAGCACCGATTTCGTCACCAAGCGCTTCAAGACCACGGTGGAGCGCAACGTGGAGTACAGCAAGGCGCTGAACTACCGCGGCGTGATGGACACCCTGCGCATGAACATCTGGAAGCCGGTGAACGACGGCCTCACGGAGCGGCCGGTCATCATTTTCGCTCACGGCGGCGGCTTCATGGGCGGGCACCGCGCCACGCTCGATTCGCTGTGCATGCAGTGGGCCGCGCGCGGTTACGTGGCGGCCACCATCAGCTACCGGCTGGGCTTCCATGCCCCATGGCCGAAACGTATGCCGTACACCTACGACCGCGCCGAAGTGGTACGCGCCGCCTGCCGCGCCACCATGGACATGCGCAACGCCGTGCGCTTCCTCAAGGCGCGCGCACCCATGTACCGCGCAAGCACCGAGGACTTCTTCGTGGGCGGCTTCAGCGCGGGCGCTATCACGGCATTGCACGCCACGTACATGGACAACGAGAAAGAGATCCCCGTCGAATGCGGCGAGATGGGCATGGTGTACGAGAAGTTGACGCCCTATGCGCGTCCTGACCTGGGTATCCGCGAGCAGGAGCTCTCCCCCATGGCCACCGACGCTTCGGTGAAGGGCTGTCTGAGCTTCTTCGGCGCCATCCTCGACACGCGCTACATCGATGCCGCAGATGACCCCGCGTTGTTCACCTACCACCAGGTGGGCGATCCCGTGGTGGGCTGCGGTTCGCAACCCGCCCTTTGGGGCCTGCGCCTGGAGATGAGCACCAACTATCCCGTGCTGCAAGGCGCATGCGGGATCGATGAGCGCGCCATGGACCTTGACATGTCCGCCGACCATTACCAGACCTACCTGCACAAAGGCCCCGATCATGCGGTGCACAACATGGAGCTAGTGGACAGTCTGGCGGCCGTTTTTGCTGCACAGCAGATCTGCCCGCGCAAAACCTTCAGTATGACGATGCCCGCGAAACCCGCACAGGACGAGGTGCCCCAGATGGGCGACGACAACGACGGTACGCACGCCACCGACAGCCTGGGCCGCCCCACCATCGTGGGCATCGGCGAGCGCTGGTTGCGCCGCTACGTGGAGAAGAAGATCCAGGAGAAGGACGTGGAGGGCAAGAGCATCGGCACGCAGCTGATGAACGAAGGCATCCGTCGCTGGACGGAGAGCATCGTGGAGCCCTGA
- a CDS encoding sodium:solute symporter — protein sequence MSPVLLLSIVFGYFLVLLGIAWWTGRGAGEHAFYSGDKKSLWWVVAFGMIGTSLSGVTFISVPGAVQAGKWHYLQLVIGFAIGYWIVAGILLPLYYRMQLTSIYGYLRERFGMVSYRTGASWFIISRLMGATLRIYVVLNVIHQFTMSDMEVPFWVTAGVVMLMIVLYTLHGGVKTIVWTDTLQTLFMLAALVGTIVYITNSAGMADWSTALSDSGMLDVWNTDWRSEGFFLKQVLSGMFITIVMTGLDQEMMQKNLSVRTVDGAQKNMRVFSVVLLGVNVLFLLLGALLWLKLGQMGIEAPAKSDDLFPMLALEHFPQWIGLLFIVGLISALFPSADGALTALTASTCIDLIGIRDRGWDEAKQRRIRRLVHLAMAGVFMLCILWFFRRQDATIINTLFGLAAITYGPLLGLFAFGLFGKGKPKEELVPVITIASAVITFVLRMYSAGLFGGYKMGFETLLVNGALTYIGMAAISTRRIVQPGK from the coding sequence ATGAGCCCGGTCCTTCTCCTCTCCATCGTGTTCGGCTACTTCCTGGTGCTGTTGGGCATTGCCTGGTGGACGGGCCGTGGCGCTGGTGAGCACGCGTTCTACAGCGGCGACAAGAAAAGCCTGTGGTGGGTGGTGGCCTTCGGCATGATCGGCACCAGCCTCAGCGGCGTCACCTTCATCAGTGTGCCGGGCGCGGTGCAGGCGGGCAAGTGGCACTACCTGCAATTGGTCATCGGCTTCGCCATCGGTTACTGGATCGTGGCGGGCATCCTGCTGCCGCTCTACTACCGCATGCAGCTCACCAGCATTTACGGCTACCTGCGCGAGCGCTTCGGCATGGTGAGCTACCGCACGGGGGCATCGTGGTTCATCATCAGCCGGTTGATGGGCGCGACGCTGCGCATTTATGTGGTGCTCAATGTGATCCACCAATTCACCATGAGTGACATGGAGGTGCCCTTCTGGGTTACGGCGGGTGTGGTGATGCTGATGATCGTGCTCTACACCCTGCATGGCGGCGTGAAGACCATCGTATGGACCGACACCCTGCAAACGCTCTTCATGCTTGCAGCGCTGGTGGGCACCATCGTGTACATCACCAACAGCGCTGGCATGGCCGATTGGTCCACCGCGCTCTCCGACAGCGGCATGCTCGATGTGTGGAACACCGACTGGCGCAGCGAGGGCTTCTTTCTCAAACAGGTGCTCAGCGGCATGTTCATCACCATCGTCATGACCGGTCTGGACCAGGAGATGATGCAGAAGAACCTGAGCGTGCGCACGGTGGACGGCGCGCAGAAGAACATGCGGGTGTTCAGCGTGGTGCTGCTCGGGGTGAACGTGCTGTTCTTGTTGCTCGGTGCTCTGTTGTGGTTGAAGCTCGGCCAGATGGGCATTGAAGCGCCTGCCAAGAGCGATGACCTCTTCCCGATGCTCGCGCTCGAACACTTCCCGCAGTGGATCGGTTTGCTTTTCATCGTGGGCCTTATCAGCGCGCTGTTCCCCAGCGCCGATGGTGCGCTCACCGCGCTCACCGCCAGCACCTGCATCGACCTCATCGGCATCCGCGACCGTGGGTGGGACGAAGCCAAGCAGCGCCGCATCCGGCGTTTGGTGCACCTGGCCATGGCCGGTGTGTTCATGCTGTGCATCCTCTGGTTCTTCCGACGGCAGGACGCCACCATCATCAACACGCTCTTCGGTTTGGCCGCTATCACTTACGGGCCGTTGCTCGGGCTCTTTGCCTTCGGGCTCTTCGGCAAGGGCAAGCCCAAGGAGGAACTGGTGCCGGTCATCACCATCGCCTCGGCGGTCATCACGTTCGTGCTGCGCATGTACTCCGCCGGTCTTTTCGGTGGCTACAAGATGGGCTTCGAGACGCTGCTGGTGAACGGTGCGCTCACGTACATCGGCATGGCCGCCATCAGCACGCGGCGTATTGTGCAGCCCGGAAAATAA